The DNA window GCGGAAGTATCCATTGGCTTTATGATTGACACGACATTGCTCTTGAAAAATGGCTCGCGAAGTTTCCGAGGGACTTGGCTGAGGCTGTAGAATGTTGTTGGTCGGGGTTCCTCCAGTAGTGGTGTGAAGAATGTTCTGAGAAACGTTTCCATCTTCCATCCTCGCAGGTCTCCCGATTCCATTGCCGCATGACTTCGCTTCTCTGCCTTGCGTACGTCTGATTGCTTCAGCTTCGTAGCTCCCGAGAGACTATCCAGGGACTCTGCTGCGTCTACTGCTGCAAAAAGTCGAAGGTCGGCAATGACATTGTGACTCTCGAATGCCTTCTTTTCCGTCAAAAAGTGCCCAGTTGCAGCAACCACGCACTTTCCAAGTGCATTCTTTGCGCTGTCTGGAAGCGAACTCAGTTCAGGATGGCTAGAGCAGTTGGATGACTTGGCGATTTCGTCGATGAGCGCCTTCAGGAGTGTCAGGCGGAAAGGCGACAAATCGTCGGCATCCTCGCAGTCAGAGATAAAACTGCGGCTTTCGCTCAGGTACTTAACACTACGTTCCTCCACGTGCTCTGCCATCTGTCGGATAGTAGTCGCTGCCATAGCATAGTACGCGTCAAGGAGATCGGTCAAAGTGCCATCTTGTGTTGGCGTTGAGCTTGAGAGATCCGACATAGCATCAGCGACTTCAGCCAGGTGTGAGAACTGCATGCCCTCGTAGAATGTTGCTCGACTCATCAACTTCGTAGATAGAGCAAGGATATATCTCCAGCCCTCGATGGACACACGTTTTGCCGTCTTTGATCGGTGCGCATGAAGTAGTGTCATGACGCGCTCTCGTTGAGGTCGGCTGAAGGCATCTGTGTGAGCACTGTTTAAGCTTCTGATCCAGGTTTGGCTGCCTTCCGCAGGCCAGCGCTTCTCCTTTCCATCCTCTTCCAGcgaattgatcaaacggtcAATGAGGTTACCAGCAACTTTAGCACTGTTCATGCTATTCTCGTTCTCGAGCAGACAAGCCCATATGTCTCTCAACTGCGTGACCTCGCTACTAGGGAGTGATAGTGCCTTTTCCAGGGCCTGAGGAAGAGCTGCCTTCGTGCCGTAGACAAAACGAGTGAGCCGGCTGCAACCACGTAAGAACCATGCAAGATAATGCTCTGCGGCTGCTTCCTCAAGAAAAGCTGGTGCGTGGTCTTGCTGTAAGAACAAAGACAAATCCTTACCCTTCAGGGACTTTGAAGAGAAAAGTTCGGATGAGAGTCGGGTGGTAAAAGCATCAACCAGACCGGCAGGTTCGGCAATGTGCGCGCCATCGGGGCTCATCGAAATCCAAGCCTGGCAGCAGCACTTGAATGCTTCATATGTCTCCCTAGACTCAATGGGTGACTCAGACAAGATCTTGGTAAGCTGCTTCTGCACTGCTGTCCAAATCTCAGTCTTTGACTCGGGCGTAACCCACGAGATAGTCTTTGACACAACTCCCCACTTCAAGGCTGTCAGAGTCGATGATGACTTCTTTACCTGGCTCACCAAGTCAAAGAGCTTGCTGCCAACAGCATCTACATAAGTCTCGCTTCGGATGCCCTGAGCAATAGAGTCTAGAAAGAGGCAAAGCGCCCTCGAGTGTAGCTTCTCATTCTCTAGCCATTGCAAGACATCAAGTAGTTGTAGTGGTGACATCTCCTTTTCGATCAAGGTCTCAAATGAGTCGTGACCTTGCTGCACTTGGCCAACCTGAAGCCAAGGTGAGGCAATCTCACtcttctgcttctcgacTTTGCATAACTGCTGGAACCATAACTTTAAGAAATCGCCAAGCACTCGTCCGGTCCGGAATACTTGAGCGATAGCCTTAATAATCTTCGAAACCGATTCAATGTCATCTTGGCTGAGTTCTTTGGAAGTGCTTCGTTCACAGACAGTTTCCAATAATCGCGCGCCCTCCTCGGATCTCTGGAGGAATATATCGTGGTCGCAGGTAGCAATAACCGCAATTAACCGCCAGTTTGTGCTCTGTTCCTGGAGGGCATATTCTCGACAAACAGAGCGCAGGTCTTCCGTTTCAATTGACATTGATTTCTCGGCCGCTCGCTGCAGGACAACATGCACAAGCTTATCTCGATCCTCGCGGTCCCTTAATGAGCTTTCTACGATCTTGAAGATCTGCTTCGCCCAGTCGATGCTGCCTTTTCGTAGTCTTCCTTCGCTTAGTGCATCCGTAACACCCGAGACCAAATAGTATAGCGCAGGGGCTGCCACTTCAAGACTATTACTGGCTGCATGGAATGCTCTTTTGATAGGCTCCAGGTCTTGTCGGCTGATAAAGGCGGCTCGGGCGGGGAGTATCAAATTGCGGTGCATGAGCTTCTCTAGGTCGGCTGTCCATTTCGCTCGTAAGGGTACGCATGTGACGGTCTTGTTTGATCCTGAGATTCCCTCCAACTTATTGAGAATAGCGGTAGACGGAGAAAACAGGTGCGCAGCAACCTCCAACGTATCATCGTTCCCTTGCAAATGCAGATCCCAAATGGATGTTATCGTCTCGATCCATGATTCCCGGCCCTCCTGCTCTTCACCACTGACCAGCGCAATATCGCACAACTTCAATGACAGAGAGGACAAAGCTGCGGCGTCAGCTGCCGAGGTACA is part of the Fusarium poae strain DAOMC 252244 chromosome 4, whole genome shotgun sequence genome and encodes:
- a CDS encoding hypothetical protein (BUSCO:2247at5125), whose protein sequence is MDVDMKDVPSQGTTSTIEKIDLIKTVRGLDQSGPGEDGKNLEKLWKNLTLSADAQFHAAEESSLRWLLKSMNGTSKDAETLRRWPLTWTILECVFQRIPLFSLAKSLADRRFIAVLQQALKDVSQPTTETPSTPSKRKRSTTKSFSLDALRDTEGCLMAGDAIFSALKSLLDRLECTATQSSHDRIGAEHIRSLFCTSAADAAALSSLSLKLCDIALVSGEEQEGRESWIETITSIWDLHLQGNDDTLEVAAHLFSPSTAILNKLEGISGSNKTVTCVPLRAKWTADLEKLMHRNLILPARAAFISRQDLEPIKRAFHAASNSLEVAAPALYYLVSGVTDALSEGRLRKGSIDWAKQIFKIVESSLRDREDRDKLVHVVLQRAAEKSMSIETEDLRSVCREYALQEQSTNWRLIAVIATCDHDIFLQRSEEGARLLETVCERSTSKELSQDDIESVSKIIKAIAQVFRTGRVLGDFLKLWFQQLCKVEKQKSEIASPWLQVGQVQQGHDSFETLIEKEMSPLQLLDVLQWLENEKLHSRALCLFLDSIAQGIRSETYVDAVGSKLFDLVSQVKKSSSTLTALKWGVVSKTISWVTPESKTEIWTAVQKQLTKILSESPIESRETYEAFKCCCQAWISMSPDGAHIAEPAGLVDAFTTRLSSELFSSKSLKGKDLSLFLQQDHAPAFLEEAAAEHYLAWFLRGCSRLTRFVYGTKAALPQALEKALSLPSSEVTQLRDIWACLLENENSMNSAKVAGNLIDRLINSLEEDGKEKRWPAEGSQTWIRSLNSAHTDAFSRPQRERVMTLLHAHRSKTAKRVSIEGWRYILALSTKLMSRATFYEGMQFSHLAEVADAMSDLSSSTPTQDGTLTDLLDAYYAMAATTIRQMAEHVEERSVKYLSESRSFISDCEDADDLSPFRLTLLKALIDEIAKSSNCSSHPELSSLPDSAKNALGKCVVAATGHFLTEKKAFESHNVIADLRLFAAVDAAESLDSLSGATKLKQSDVRKAEKRSHAAMESGDLRGWKMETFLRTFFTPLLEEPRPTTFYSLSQVPRKLREPFFKSNVVSIIKPMDTSAKMDYLRDLIQAFVQGSNTDGQASAIHTVVDQLLASPDLQTKGSEFDLATAHSELTSTLLTLKGQSVCTRVCRILRAILEKKPQSMTQWNIELVLNTVSDLSLTTKPLDEQLPNERVPFASLCGLVEIIIKKHRLRLEGHHHLLLSTMQALLRNLVINHSATDTLGQTLHESKAHLYARLITLICEPTAGAVARSQHQSSLDSATDAAKRSAGRHMYLIMMQYVKLQLEADVPRRVNEALEPAMNSIFDITPPEVRKILNDAMDKSGRAILKEMYKRYTKFGKWSGI